A single genomic interval of Armigeres subalbatus isolate Guangzhou_Male chromosome 1, GZ_Asu_2, whole genome shotgun sequence harbors:
- the LOC134211032 gene encoding protein CutA homolog translates to MASTPQQKCKPGLHSIAYVTTPNEESAMKLSRMLIERKLAACVNIVPRVVSIYEWDGKISEHHEILMMIKTRSARVDELCQFVRNNHPHSVAEIVALPIENGNPAYLTWLSKAVPEGK, encoded by the coding sequence ATGGCATCCACTCCGCAGCAAAAGTGCAAACCCGGACTGCACTCGATTGCTTACGTGACCACTCCCAACGAAGAGTCTGCGATGAAGTTGTCCCGAATGCTGATAGAGCGCAAACTGGCCGCTTGCGTCAACATAGTCCCACGGGTGGTATCGATCTACGAGTGGGACGGCAAAATCAGTGAGCATCACGAGATTCTTATGATGATCAAAACTCGCAGCGCTCGGGTGGACGAGCTGTGTCAGTTTGTGCGGAACAATCATCCGCACAGTGTGGCGGAGATCGTGGCCCTGCCGATCGAGAATGGCAATCCGGCTTACTTGACGTGGCTGAGCAAGGCCGTCCCGGAAGGGAAGTAG
- the LOC134211018 gene encoding divalent-cation tolerance protein CutA-like isoform X1 → MFLPAITICAVLLSAQLPVKGTFAPTINAHGVSTVIGESWDYHLHRKQQCPKPKASMSSDSQPKYEAGTHSIAYVTTPNANSAKELARKLVERKLAACVNIIPGLTSIYEWEGKINEDQEILLMIKTRTTRIDELSKFVRENHPYSVAEVISVPIENGNPPYLDWLSKTVVAVEK, encoded by the exons ATGTTTTTGCCGGCAATAACAATCTGTGCTGTGCTATTATCTGCACAATTACCCGTAAAAGGCACCTTTGCTCCTACTATCAACGCGCACGGAGTTTCCACTGTCATTGGAGAAAG CTGGGATTATCACCTACATCGAAAGCAACAGTGCCCAAA ACCCAAAGCCAGCATGTCTTCCGATTCGCAGCCAAAGTACGAAGCTGGAACGCACTCGATTGCCTATGTGACCACCCCGAATGCCAACTCGGCCAAAGAGCTGGCCCGGAAGCTAGTGGAACGAAAGCTGGCCGCCTGCGTAAACATAATCCCCGGGCTGACATCGATCTACGAGTGGGAAGGCAAAATCAACGAGGATCAGGAAATCCTGCTGATGATCAAAACGCGCACCACACGgatcgacgagctgagcaaattTGTGCGCGAAAATCATCCGTACAGTGTGGCCGAGGTGATATCGGTGCCGATAGAGAATGGGAACCCACCGTACTTGGACTGGCTGAGCAAGACCGTGGTGGCGGTGGAGAAGTGA
- the LOC134205777 gene encoding palmitoyltransferase ZDHHC6-like, whose amino-acid sequence MTSGILAIFWRFFHWGPLTAISIIKSITFMTLYLNAMWWPPNRSFGGFLNQTIFLMLSASTGFNFVMASLVGPKFLPLRWRPKNPEDEQFLQYCGTCEGFKAPRSHHCRKCDRCVIKMDHHCPWINHCVGWGNHAYFTCFLAFAVVGCIHATVILCGALYAGLHRDWYVYYGQYSKATVYLGLWSLILGVFNVGLAIGVIIAVGMLLFFQARAIVNNRTGIEDWILEKAQHLREGTDHTFQYPYDLGKWKNVKQVASWTCAPVGNGIEWVVAEGCDQFTLTREQLLQKSAKRARTRTYSILKPVSGSWVPLWSQGCRVCLSPPLTDEARIKLDVGDKVRVTRWRKHWLFGEKIFEEIEEPKNGTKKDKKKKQPKSQQQSEPLTETHKLPRIRGWFPRQCAVELVEDDDEVEQQQHFNDKKKHK is encoded by the exons GCATCATCAAATCGATCACCTTCATGACCCTGTACTTGAACGCCATGTGGTGGCCTCCTAATCGGTCGTTTGGAGGATTCCTAAATCAAACCATCTTCCTGATGCTGTCCGCCAGTACCGGGTTCAACTTTGTGATGGCATCGCTGGTGGGGCCCAAGTTCCTGCCGCTGCGGTGGCGTCCCAAGAACCCCGAAGATGAACAGTTCCTACAGTACTGCGGCACCTGTGAGGGTTTCAAAGCTCCCCGGTCGCATCACTGCCGGAAGTGCGATCGCTGTGTGATCAAGATGGATCACCATTGTCCATGGATCAACCACTGCGTCGGTTGGGGCAACCATGCGTACTTTACGTGCTTCCTGGCGTTTGCTGTGGTGGGATGCATCCACGCCACGGTGATTTTATGCGGAGCACTTTACGCAGGATTGCACCGGGATTGGTACGTGTACTACGGACAGTACTCGAAGGCGACCGTGTATCTGGGGCTGTGGAGTTTGATCCTGGGGGTATTCAACGTGGGGCTGGCGATCGGGGTTATCATCGCTGTTGGAATGTTGCTTTTCTTCCAAGCACGAGCTATAGTTAACAATCGCACCGGGATCGAGGATTGGATTCTGGAGAAGGCACAACACCTGCGGGAGGGCACAGACCACACGTTCCAGTATCCGTACGATTTGGGAAAGTGGAAGAATGTTAAACAGGTGGCCAGCTGGACTTGTGCCCCAGTAGGTAATGGGATCGAGTGGGTGGTAGCGGAGGGATGCGATCAGTTCACGTTAACT CGTGAGCAACTGCTGCAGAAATCGGCGAAGAGAGCTCGAACGCGGACTTACTCTATTCTTAAACCGGTCTCCGGTAGTTGGGTCCCTTTGTGGTCCCAAGGATGCCGAGTTTGTCTCAGTCCTCCATTGACGGATGAAGCTCGAATTAAGCTGGATGTTGGTGATAAAGTGCGTGTTACACGCTGGCGGAA ACATTGGCTATTTGGAGAAAAGATATTCGAAGAGATTGAAGAACCCAAAAACGGCACCAAGAAGgacaagaagaagaaacagccGAAATCGCAACAACAGTCTGAACCCCTAACCGAAACGCACAAACTACCTCGAATACGGGGGTGGTTCCCGCGGCAGTGTGCCGTTGAACTAGTCGAAGATGATGATGAAGTCGAACAGCAACAGCATTTTAACGACAAAAAGAAACATAAATAG
- the LOC134211018 gene encoding divalent-cation tolerance protein CutA-like isoform X2 — protein sequence MFLPAITICAVLLSAQLPVKGTFAPTINAHGVSTVIGERPKASMSSDSQPKYEAGTHSIAYVTTPNANSAKELARKLVERKLAACVNIIPGLTSIYEWEGKINEDQEILLMIKTRTTRIDELSKFVRENHPYSVAEVISVPIENGNPPYLDWLSKTVVAVEK from the exons ATGTTTTTGCCGGCAATAACAATCTGTGCTGTGCTATTATCTGCACAATTACCCGTAAAAGGCACCTTTGCTCCTACTATCAACGCGCACGGAGTTTCCACTGTCATTGGAGAAAG ACCCAAAGCCAGCATGTCTTCCGATTCGCAGCCAAAGTACGAAGCTGGAACGCACTCGATTGCCTATGTGACCACCCCGAATGCCAACTCGGCCAAAGAGCTGGCCCGGAAGCTAGTGGAACGAAAGCTGGCCGCCTGCGTAAACATAATCCCCGGGCTGACATCGATCTACGAGTGGGAAGGCAAAATCAACGAGGATCAGGAAATCCTGCTGATGATCAAAACGCGCACCACACGgatcgacgagctgagcaaattTGTGCGCGAAAATCATCCGTACAGTGTGGCCGAGGTGATATCGGTGCCGATAGAGAATGGGAACCCACCGTACTTGGACTGGCTGAGCAAGACCGTGGTGGCGGTGGAGAAGTGA
- the LOC134206997 gene encoding uncharacterized protein LOC134206997: protein MGDECSEAESNGGLPHYSGDGCSKADSNGGGPHCGGDGRSEADSNGGVSHCGGDGRRKADLNGGVPPCGGDGRSEADSNGGVQHCGGDGRSEADLNGGVPPCGGDGRSEADSNGGVPLCGGDGRRKADLNGGVPH from the coding sequence ATGGGCGATGAATGTAGTGAGGCCGAATCGAACGGCGGATTGCCGCACTACAGTGGCGATGGATGTAGCAAGGCCGATTCGAACGGCGGAGGGCCGCACTGCGGTGGCGATGGACGAAGCGAGGCCGATTCGAACGGCGGAGTGTCGCACTGCGGTGGCGATGGGCGTCGGAAGGCCGATTTGAACGGCGGAGTGCCGCCCTGCGGTGGCGATGGACGAAGCGAGGCCGATTCGAACGGCGGAGTGCAGCACTGCGGTGGCGATGGACGAAGCGAGGCCGATTTGAACGGCGGAGTGCCGCCCTGCGGTGGTGATGGACGAAGCGAGGCCGATTCGAACGGCGGAGTGCCGCTCTGCGGTGGCGATGGGCGTCGGAAGGCCGATTTGAACGGCGGAGTGCCCCACTGA